In Candidatus Eisenbacteria bacterium, a single window of DNA contains:
- a CDS encoding peptidylprolyl isomerase has product MRRVIGYLFLLLILLSACGSQSKSVVATAGKRTITLANFEKMYTEMDPRFLPEGTGSEAKHQFLNDMVNKELMAQEAWKLGIDKVKNVQWQIGEQRKGIVLQRLYEEMISKKVKVKKGDLSDQYKKRSEEFHVKHILVRDQKEADSLLVELRKGADFDTLAQSHSMDRRSSRTGGDMGFITAGSAVDPQFEKAMYRMKQGELSSAPVKTEAGYHIIKVIERRKREQDTFDKEKTTLEKEVRQTKEKLLVAKVIEDLKKKYVAKLEEKNLEAFSSILQRRENAAMDTSRTKPEFKVTPEESSLVIVRVGRRAITVGQYLKVEEALPMFQWTRGGNLDLLRKLLAQGQYTMNEILFAEADKRGIEKDRALKEELQRKAEELMVTQLYYEQIVQKASVSDEEAKGEYQRDPKAYEKDGKPIPFDTIKFDIKQNLLVGKQEEALQNYFAELRKSYPVKINEKVLEKAKLQHAK; this is encoded by the coding sequence GTGAGAAGAGTAATCGGTTATTTGTTTCTTCTACTAATCCTTCTTTCAGCATGTGGCTCCCAGTCGAAGTCAGTTGTTGCCACGGCGGGGAAAAGGACGATTACCCTGGCGAATTTTGAGAAAATGTATACAGAGATGGATCCCAGGTTCCTGCCGGAGGGGACGGGCAGCGAGGCCAAGCATCAATTCCTCAACGACATGGTAAACAAGGAGCTCATGGCGCAGGAGGCATGGAAGCTGGGCATTGACAAGGTGAAAAACGTTCAGTGGCAGATCGGCGAGCAAAGGAAAGGGATCGTTCTCCAGCGTCTCTACGAGGAGATGATTTCCAAGAAAGTCAAGGTGAAAAAGGGAGATCTCAGCGACCAGTACAAGAAAAGGTCCGAAGAGTTTCATGTAAAGCACATACTGGTAAGGGATCAAAAAGAAGCCGACAGCCTGCTCGTGGAACTCAGGAAAGGTGCCGATTTTGACACGCTTGCCCAATCCCACTCCATGGACAGAAGAAGCAGCCGCACCGGCGGCGACATGGGATTCATCACGGCGGGGAGCGCAGTAGACCCCCAGTTCGAAAAAGCCATGTACCGCATGAAGCAGGGAGAACTCTCCTCTGCTCCAGTCAAGACTGAAGCCGGTTACCATATAATAAAAGTCATAGAGAGAAGGAAGAGAGAGCAGGATACTTTCGACAAAGAAAAGACAACGCTTGAAAAAGAGGTTCGTCAGACCAAAGAGAAACTACTTGTGGCGAAGGTCATTGAAGATCTGAAAAAGAAGTATGTCGCCAAGTTGGAGGAGAAAAACCTTGAAGCGTTTTCCTCGATACTTCAGCGCCGGGAAAACGCGGCTATGGATACTTCGAGAACCAAGCCTGAATTCAAGGTCACGCCCGAAGAAAGTTCGCTTGTTATCGTGCGGGTTGGGCGCAGAGCGATTACCGTGGGCCAGTACCTTAAGGTCGAGGAGGCCCTTCCCATGTTCCAGTGGACGCGCGGCGGCAACTTGGATCTGCTCAGGAAGCTTCTCGCACAAGGGCAGTACACAATGAACGAGATCCTTTTTGCCGAAGCCGACAAAAGAGGGATTGAGAAGGATAGGGCTCTCAAAGAGGAATTGCAGAGGAAGGCAGAGGAGTTGATGGTGACACAACTCTATTATGAACAGATTGTTCAGAAGGCAAGTGTTAGTGATGAAGAAGCCAAGGGGGAGTATCAGAGGGATCCGAAGGCGTATGAGAAAGACGGAAAACCGATACCATTTGATACCATCAAATTCGACATAAAGCAGAACCTGCTTGTGGGGAAGCAGGAGGAAGCTCTGCAGAATTACTTCGCGGAGCTGCGGAAATCCTATCCCGTGAAGATCAACGAGAAGGTTCTTGAGAAAGCGAAGCTTCAGCATGCGAAGTAA
- a CDS encoding S4 domain-containing protein, with product MGRRHKEESLHRDKNLAVGKERIDKYLHWSCLFESRSLVSRASRKGQIVVNGSPVRASKIVTLGDKVAFKKGSAQLTIEIVKLPGKQASVKEARGFYKILERTSETE from the coding sequence ATGGGTCGCAGGCATAAAGAAGAAAGCTTACATAGAGATAAGAACCTGGCAGTAGGGAAGGAGCGAATCGACAAGTATCTTCACTGGAGTTGTCTTTTCGAGAGCCGGTCTCTGGTCTCTCGTGCCTCCCGGAAGGGGCAAATAGTTGTGAACGGGTCTCCTGTAAGGGCAAGTAAGATAGTCACATTGGGCGACAAGGTCGCTTTCAAAAAGGGCAGTGCTCAACTGACCATAGAAATAGTGAAACTGCCCGGAAAACAGGCTTCTGTGAAGGAAGCAAGGGGCTTCTACAAAATCCTCGAGAGAACGAGCGAGACAGAGTAG
- a CDS encoding peptidylprolyl isomerase yields the protein MRSKLPGRLLFVLLLLAGSAPGLRAESAIDGIAAIVNKNVILKSEVDEQVLIYARELRIDLSDSTKVSQLRKEILDSMIEERLIVDEANKSGVSLTKSELKEGVDRALSNTIARAGSEQIFKEELAREGLTEGELREKYEPEVRKQLLLIKMVGREVRSKVKVSDSEIQDYYNKKKAGLPKKPEEVRLSHIFIRIKPDSVALKNGTARAQQILARINKGESFETVAQDASDDPSAKYGGDLGFFSRGELDPAFEQAAFSLAEGQMSGVVQTRFGFHIIKVEKKEEGRVKARHILVRVVPRDKDKRDTRALAISLRKRMADGEDFAALAKKYSDEKETAEKGGDIGFVDVSTVPDEIREAVAPLLVGEVSEPIEDDHGYHLFQVKDRTEERDFIYSEMKDELREMLSQEKMKEGYDKWVAGIKKKAYIEIRTWQ from the coding sequence ATGCGAAGTAAGCTACCTGGCCGCCTGCTTTTTGTCCTGCTTCTGTTGGCCGGCTCGGCGCCCGGACTCCGGGCAGAATCGGCGATTGATGGGATAGCCGCGATCGTCAACAAGAACGTCATCTTGAAAAGCGAAGTTGACGAGCAGGTTCTGATTTACGCCCGGGAGCTCCGAATTGACCTCTCTGACTCAACGAAGGTGTCGCAGCTGAGAAAGGAAATCCTGGACAGCATGATTGAGGAACGGCTTATTGTCGACGAGGCGAACAAAAGCGGCGTTTCGCTGACAAAGAGCGAGCTCAAAGAGGGTGTGGATCGGGCGCTGTCCAATACAATCGCAAGGGCCGGATCCGAACAGATATTCAAAGAGGAGCTTGCAAGAGAGGGGCTTACAGAGGGTGAGTTGAGGGAGAAGTACGAGCCGGAGGTAAGAAAGCAGCTGCTCCTTATAAAGATGGTAGGTAGAGAGGTGAGGTCAAAGGTAAAGGTGTCCGATTCCGAAATCCAGGACTACTACAACAAGAAGAAAGCCGGGCTTCCGAAGAAGCCCGAGGAGGTGCGGCTCTCCCACATCTTCATCAGAATAAAGCCCGATTCGGTCGCACTCAAGAACGGAACGGCCAGGGCACAGCAGATCCTGGCCAGGATAAACAAGGGGGAAAGCTTTGAGACTGTTGCCCAGGATGCCTCGGACGACCCCAGTGCAAAGTACGGCGGTGATCTTGGATTTTTTTCCAGAGGAGAGCTGGATCCTGCTTTCGAACAAGCGGCGTTCTCGCTTGCAGAGGGGCAAATGAGCGGCGTCGTGCAGACAAGGTTTGGCTTCCACATCATAAAGGTCGAGAAGAAGGAAGAGGGCCGGGTCAAGGCGAGACACATACTGGTCAGGGTGGTGCCCCGGGACAAAGACAAGCGTGACACGAGAGCCCTTGCCATAAGTCTGCGGAAGAGAATGGCGGACGGCGAGGATTTTGCCGCTCTCGCCAAGAAATATTCTGACGAAAAGGAGACTGCTGAAAAAGGCGGGGATATCGGGTTTGTGGATGTGAGTACTGTTCCGGACGAAATCAGAGAGGCAGTCGCCCCTCTTCTGGTAGGGGAGGTTAGTGAACCAATCGAGGATGACCACGGATATCACCTTTTCCAGGTGAAAGATAGAACAGAAGAGAGGGATTTCATCTATTCTGAAATGAAGGACGAGCTTAGAGAGATGCTTTCCCAGGAGAAGATGAAGGAGGGGTACGACAAATGGGTCGCAGGCATAAAGAAGAAAGCTTACATAGAGATAAGAACCTGGCAGTAG
- the pdxA gene encoding 4-hydroxythreonine-4-phosphate dehydrogenase PdxA, whose protein sequence is MNPAIEKPKIGITLGDPSGIGPEVTLKALDSPMVRAACSPILVGSLDVVERAIAEFSFPFRIERREDGFRLAGRHGSPMRLMVEGPTPASRNSGSATARQTIRWIAQGARLALSGMADALATAPVSKESLLRCGIEFTGHTEFLESLSHSKKSTMMFVSPKLVASIVTTHLPLEEVPCAISRERVLSAILHTHTALRRFFKKKHPRIAVSGLNPHAGEGGFLGKEEKEIVSPAVKLAARRGVAVSGPFSADSIFLRALKGEFDAVVAMFHDQALPVLKTLFPKTCVNVTLGLPFVRTSPGHGAAKDIAWKGEADESGMVEAILLAARLSRAWKRPLVWSI, encoded by the coding sequence TTGAACCCTGCCATTGAAAAGCCAAAAATCGGCATTACTCTAGGGGACCCTTCAGGCATCGGTCCTGAGGTCACCCTTAAGGCATTGGACTCACCAATGGTCAGAGCAGCGTGCTCGCCGATTCTGGTCGGCTCCCTCGACGTGGTTGAGCGGGCAATTGCCGAGTTTTCCTTCCCCTTCAGGATAGAGAGAAGAGAGGACGGATTTCGCCTCGCAGGAAGACATGGTTCTCCCATGAGGCTTATGGTTGAAGGACCCACCCCGGCCTCCCGCAACTCCGGAAGCGCAACCGCCAGGCAGACTATAAGATGGATTGCCCAGGGAGCGAGACTGGCCCTCTCCGGGATGGCGGACGCTCTTGCTACGGCGCCCGTCTCAAAGGAATCTCTCCTCAGATGCGGAATCGAATTCACTGGACACACCGAGTTTCTTGAATCCCTCTCGCACTCGAAGAAATCAACAATGATGTTCGTCTCTCCTAAACTTGTGGCCTCAATTGTGACGACGCATCTTCCGCTTGAAGAAGTCCCGTGTGCTATTTCACGCGAGAGAGTCCTCTCGGCAATACTTCACACACACACAGCGCTCCGGAGGTTCTTCAAGAAGAAGCATCCGAGAATAGCGGTCAGCGGACTGAATCCGCACGCAGGTGAAGGGGGATTTCTGGGAAAGGAAGAAAAGGAGATAGTGTCACCGGCCGTTAAATTGGCGGCAAGAAGAGGTGTCGCGGTCTCTGGCCCATTTTCAGCAGATTCCATTTTCTTGAGAGCCCTGAAAGGCGAATTCGATGCAGTCGTAGCGATGTTTCACGACCAAGCCCTGCCGGTTCTGAAAACGCTTTTTCCGAAAACCTGCGTCAATGTCACGCTGGGGCTTCCCTTTGTGAGAACATCGCCCGGTCACGGAGCAGCCAAGGACATAGCGTGGAAGGGGGAGGCGGACGAATCGGGGATGGTTGAGGCAATACTTCTCGCGGCAAGGCTTTCACGGGCATGGAAGCGGCCGCTTGTCTGGAGCATATGA